Proteins encoded within one genomic window of Sphingomonas sp. KRR8:
- the phoU gene encoding phosphate signaling complex protein PhoU: MATQGHTLKAFDEDLDRLRALISEMGGLAEHGIIEAMRCLTERDLDGAHAVIEDDKKIDALEVETEKRVIRLIALRAPMAGDLRDVVAALKISGVVERIGDYAKNIAKRVPLLEDVRKIEPLSLLPEMARIATQMVHDVLNAFVNRDAEAAVRVCARDKAVDDFYDSIFRTLLTHMMENPHTIGQAAHLLFVAKNLERVGDHATNIAEMVYYAATGEHMEQRAKGGEGLAHS, from the coding sequence ATGGCGACCCAAGGACATACGCTCAAGGCGTTCGACGAGGATCTGGACCGGCTGCGCGCGCTCATCAGCGAGATGGGTGGGCTTGCGGAACATGGCATCATCGAGGCGATGCGCTGCCTGACGGAGCGCGACCTCGACGGTGCGCACGCGGTCATCGAGGACGACAAGAAGATCGACGCGCTGGAGGTCGAGACCGAGAAGCGCGTCATCCGGCTCATCGCCCTTCGTGCGCCGATGGCCGGTGACCTTCGGGACGTCGTCGCGGCCTTAAAGATCTCGGGCGTGGTCGAGCGGATCGGCGACTATGCCAAGAACATCGCCAAGCGCGTTCCGCTGCTGGAAGATGTGCGCAAGATCGAGCCATTGTCGCTGCTGCCCGAAATGGCGCGGATTGCGACCCAGATGGTGCACGATGTGCTGAACGCCTTCGTTAACCGTGACGCGGAGGCTGCCGTTCGGGTCTGCGCCCGCGACAAGGCGGTCGACGATTTCTACGACAGCATCTTTCGGACGCTGCTGACGCACATGATGGAAAACCCGCACACCATCGGCCAGGCGGCGCACCTACTGTTCGTCGCCAAGAACTTGGAGCGGGTGGGCGACCACGCGACCAACATTGCAGAGATGGTCTATTACGCGGCAACGGGGGAACATATGGAGCAGCGCGCCAAGGGCGGCGAAGGATTGGCGCACTCGTGA
- the pstA gene encoding phosphate ABC transporter permease PstA has product MKQRVARRYAAERRFRLLGLATILLSLGFLAFLLITMTVKGIGGFSGTFLTASDATDPSEVGVWGALSGSFFTIIVTMALAFPVGVLAAVYLEEFAERNRWNDLVEVSINNLAAVPSIIFGLLGLAVFLNVMDLPRSAPLVGGLTLALMTMPVIVIAGRNAIKAVPPSIRDAALGVGASKMQVVFHHVLPLALPGIMTGTIIGMARALGETAPLLMIGMRAFIASPPHGITDPATVLPVQIFLWSDEVDRAFVQKTSAAIIVLLIFMLLMNGLAIYLRNKFERRW; this is encoded by the coding sequence ATGAAGCAGCGTGTGGCCCGGCGCTATGCGGCGGAGCGGCGCTTTCGCCTGCTCGGACTGGCGACCATCTTGCTGAGCCTCGGCTTCCTCGCGTTTCTGCTGATCACCATGACGGTCAAGGGCATCGGCGGGTTCAGCGGGACTTTCCTCACCGCCTCGGACGCGACCGACCCGAGCGAGGTGGGCGTGTGGGGTGCGCTTAGCGGGAGCTTCTTCACCATCATCGTGACCATGGCGCTGGCCTTCCCGGTTGGCGTGCTGGCCGCCGTCTACCTGGAGGAGTTCGCCGAGCGGAACCGCTGGAACGACCTGGTTGAAGTGTCGATCAACAATCTGGCGGCGGTGCCCTCCATCATCTTTGGCCTGCTCGGCCTGGCGGTGTTTCTGAACGTCATGGACCTGCCGCGCTCCGCCCCGCTGGTCGGCGGCCTGACGCTTGCCCTCATGACCATGCCGGTAATCGTCATCGCCGGACGCAACGCAATCAAGGCGGTTCCGCCGTCGATCCGCGACGCAGCGCTGGGCGTCGGCGCAAGCAAGATGCAGGTGGTGTTCCACCATGTCTTACCGCTGGCGCTGCCGGGAATCATGACCGGCACCATCATCGGCATGGCCCGCGCGCTCGGCGAAACCGCGCCGCTGCTGATGATCGGAATGCGCGCGTTCATCGCGTCTCCGCCGCATGGGATCACCGATCCGGCGACTGTTCTTCCGGTTCAGATCTTCCTCTGGTCGGACGAGGTCGACCGCGCGTTCGTGCAGAAAACCAGCGCCGCCATCATCGTGCTGCTGATCTTCATGCTGCTGATGAACGGACTGGCTATTTATCTCCGCAACAAGTTCGAACGACGCTGGTAG
- a CDS encoding substrate-binding domain-containing protein → MKKIIWALPAAAMLAACGSNSANTASQIKIVGSSTVYPFTTAMAEAFQKANPGTSVIVESTGTGAGMKLFCAGVGQNYPDIVDASRAMKRSEYDNCAKAGAKQIIEVPIGIDGLTLIESNKAQPLKLTVADIYKALAANPFGKGPNKAQTWRDVNPALPPVKIRVLGPPPTSGTRDSLADLILTKGCESDPAMVALKKSDEPRHKDVCTKIREDGAYVEAGENDNLLVQKVEADSGTLGVLGYSYLEQNADKIRPVELGGVLPTEETIQSLSYPGARKLYLYVKGEHVAAKPAIAKFLALYSQNWGKGGLLEKRGLVPFAAADASAATAQAAALKPLDPATLK, encoded by the coding sequence ATGAAAAAGATCATCTGGGCACTGCCGGCCGCGGCGATGCTGGCCGCTTGCGGAAGCAACAGCGCGAATACCGCCTCGCAGATCAAGATTGTCGGTTCGTCGACCGTCTACCCGTTCACCACCGCCATGGCCGAGGCCTTTCAGAAGGCCAACCCGGGCACCAGCGTAATCGTCGAGTCGACCGGCACGGGCGCTGGCATGAAGCTGTTCTGCGCCGGAGTCGGCCAGAATTACCCGGATATCGTCGATGCTTCGCGCGCCATGAAGCGCAGCGAGTATGACAACTGCGCCAAGGCCGGCGCCAAGCAGATCATCGAGGTGCCGATCGGCATCGATGGGCTCACCCTGATCGAATCGAACAAGGCACAGCCGCTCAAGCTCACGGTTGCCGACATCTACAAGGCACTGGCCGCCAACCCATTCGGCAAGGGGCCGAACAAGGCGCAGACGTGGCGCGACGTGAACCCGGCGCTTCCGCCGGTGAAGATCCGAGTGCTCGGACCGCCGCCGACCAGCGGCACGCGCGACAGCCTGGCCGACCTCATCCTCACCAAGGGTTGCGAAAGCGATCCGGCGATGGTCGCCCTGAAGAAGAGCGACGAGCCGCGCCACAAGGACGTCTGCACGAAGATTCGTGAGGACGGAGCCTACGTGGAGGCCGGTGAGAACGACAATTTGCTAGTGCAGAAGGTCGAGGCGGATAGCGGCACGCTGGGCGTACTCGGCTACAGCTACCTCGAACAGAATGCCGACAAGATCCGGCCGGTCGAGCTGGGCGGCGTTCTGCCGACGGAAGAGACCATCCAGAGCCTGAGCTACCCGGGCGCCCGCAAGCTGTACCTCTATGTGAAGGGGGAGCATGTGGCCGCAAAGCCGGCCATCGCCAAGTTCCTTGCGCTCTATTCCCAGAACTGGGGCAAGGGTGGTCTGCTGGAGAAGCGCGGCCTGGTGCCGTTCGCTGCTGCCGATGCCAGTGCGGCGACGGCGCAGGCGGCGGCGCTCAAGCCGCTCGATCCCGCGACCCTCAAGTAA
- a CDS encoding Do family serine endopeptidase: protein MTSPKEFPKVRYAYGVAAALLIGGSAFSIATGPVGAQVAQNAPSQMAPRPGAPASFADLTARLAPAVVNISTKQRVPVQQQAADPMAELLRRFGAPVPDQGGSGGNQPRTRETGSLGSGFIISPDGYVVTNNHLIQGEGGKGVVDQVSVKMPDGREFPARIVGRDVPSDLALLKIEGSNLPYVNWGDSTRARVGDWVIAIGNPYGLGGTVTAGIVSALHRGITGVGAYDRYIQTDASINMGNSGGPMFDMQGNVIGINSALISPTGTNVGIGLAIPAELAQPVIESLRKGQAPQRGYLGVGLQPLDEGIASSLGLPKDRGELVRSVVPGGAAAKAGLQQGDVVLSVNGRAVTADETVSYLIANTQVGARVPVEIFRGGRRQTVQVTVAQRPSEEELAKQANAGGGGFNDQGTTNGNTQATPGTTSLGLSLQVLTPDIARAVNLPATARGVIIAKVDPDSDAAEKGLQRGDLIISVNQQAVTTPAQIVAQVDAARRAGRTSVLLLVKRGANPEAFFGIDLAR from the coding sequence ATGACGTCGCCGAAGGAGTTTCCCAAAGTGCGCTATGCCTATGGTGTCGCGGCAGCCCTGTTGATCGGGGGATCGGCGTTTTCGATCGCGACCGGACCAGTAGGAGCTCAGGTCGCTCAGAATGCGCCATCACAGATGGCGCCCCGTCCAGGTGCCCCCGCGTCGTTCGCCGACCTGACGGCCCGGCTTGCCCCGGCAGTGGTCAACATTTCGACCAAGCAGCGCGTGCCCGTGCAGCAGCAGGCCGCCGACCCCATGGCCGAATTGCTCCGCCGCTTCGGCGCCCCGGTGCCTGACCAGGGCGGCAGTGGTGGCAACCAGCCGCGCACCCGTGAGACGGGATCGCTCGGCTCCGGCTTCATCATCTCGCCGGACGGCTATGTCGTCACCAACAACCACCTTATCCAGGGTGAGGGCGGCAAAGGCGTCGTCGACCAGGTTTCGGTGAAAATGCCCGACGGGCGTGAATTTCCGGCTCGGATCGTCGGCCGGGACGTGCCGTCGGATCTCGCCCTTCTGAAGATCGAAGGCAGCAACCTGCCTTACGTGAACTGGGGCGACAGCACCCGCGCCCGGGTGGGCGACTGGGTCATCGCGATCGGCAACCCTTATGGCCTGGGCGGAACGGTCACGGCCGGAATCGTCTCCGCCTTGCATCGCGGGATCACTGGCGTTGGCGCTTACGACCGCTACATCCAGACCGACGCCAGCATCAACATGGGCAACAGCGGCGGCCCGATGTTCGACATGCAGGGCAATGTGATCGGCATCAACTCGGCGCTGATCAGCCCGACCGGGACCAATGTGGGCATCGGCCTCGCCATCCCGGCCGAGCTCGCACAGCCGGTCATCGAGAGCCTCCGCAAGGGCCAGGCCCCGCAGCGCGGCTACCTCGGTGTCGGCCTACAGCCGCTCGATGAGGGCATCGCGAGCAGCCTGGGTCTTCCCAAGGATCGTGGTGAACTGGTCCGTTCCGTGGTGCCCGGCGGCGCGGCGGCGAAGGCCGGCCTGCAGCAGGGTGACGTGGTCCTATCCGTGAATGGCCGTGCCGTGACTGCCGACGAGACGGTCAGCTATCTGATCGCCAACACCCAAGTCGGCGCACGCGTGCCGGTGGAGATCTTCCGCGGGGGCCGGCGCCAGACGGTGCAGGTCACCGTCGCCCAGCGGCCGAGCGAGGAGGAACTCGCCAAGCAGGCCAATGCGGGTGGCGGCGGCTTCAATGACCAGGGCACCACCAATGGCAACACGCAAGCGACGCCGGGCACCACTTCGCTTGGCTTGTCGCTGCAGGTGCTGACACCTGACATCGCCAGGGCAGTCAATCTGCCGGCGACGGCCCGCGGTGTGATCATCGCCAAGGTCGACCCCGACAGCGATGCCGCCGAGAAGGGCCTGCAGCGCGGCGATCTGATCATCTCCGTCAATCAGCAGGCGGTGACCACTCCGGCACAGATCGTGGCGCAGGTGGACGCCGCGCGGCGGGCCGGTCGGACCTCGGTCCTGCTGTTGGTCAAGCGCGGCGCGAACCCCGAGGCGTTCTTCGGGATCGATCTCGCCCGCTAG
- a CDS encoding ATP-binding protein has product MTDPPPLVRALLDAADDPSLLIERQRTVAANTAAITLFGEAIVGRDVRLAVRQPQALSAIHAGRAAELEVNGIGGFERTWGLVVRPVGEGLLLVRLSDRSALRAAEKTRVDFVANASHELRTPLATIIGYAETLADEGELPEELRQRFAESIHSEARRMLRIVGDLMSLSRIESERFSVPSEQVDLREVALTAAVNAGPLAEQRGATVEVTSDGNRPVVLGDHAQLLQLADNLVANAIRYGCPTSGRSVEVEVSQHGREALFRVIDHGEGIASKHIARLTERFYRVDAARSRDSGGTGLGLAIVKHIVERHRGRLQIDSEIGQGTVVSVHLPLA; this is encoded by the coding sequence ATGACCGATCCACCCCCCCTCGTCCGTGCCCTGCTCGATGCGGCGGACGACCCGTCCCTGCTTATCGAGCGGCAGCGCACGGTGGCGGCGAATACCGCCGCGATCACCCTGTTCGGCGAGGCGATCGTCGGCCGTGACGTGCGCTTGGCTGTTCGCCAGCCCCAGGCTCTCTCGGCGATCCACGCTGGCCGCGCCGCCGAACTTGAAGTGAATGGCATCGGGGGATTCGAACGGACCTGGGGCCTTGTCGTCCGGCCAGTCGGCGAGGGGCTGCTGCTGGTACGTCTGTCGGACCGCTCGGCCTTGCGAGCAGCCGAAAAGACCAGGGTGGATTTCGTCGCCAACGCCAGTCACGAGCTACGCACGCCTCTCGCGACCATCATCGGTTACGCGGAAACGCTGGCCGATGAAGGCGAACTGCCTGAGGAACTTCGCCAGCGCTTCGCCGAATCAATCCACAGCGAAGCCCGCCGGATGTTGCGCATCGTCGGCGACCTGATGAGCCTCAGCCGAATCGAGTCGGAGCGTTTCAGCGTTCCGTCCGAGCAGGTCGACCTTCGGGAGGTCGCGCTCACCGCAGCAGTCAACGCTGGACCACTTGCCGAACAACGAGGCGCAACCGTGGAGGTCACTAGCGATGGCAACCGCCCGGTCGTGCTCGGCGATCATGCCCAGCTGCTCCAGTTGGCGGACAATCTTGTCGCCAACGCCATCCGATATGGCTGCCCGACTTCCGGCCGTTCGGTCGAGGTCGAGGTGAGCCAGCACGGACGCGAAGCGTTGTTTCGAGTCATCGATCATGGCGAGGGTATCGCCAGCAAGCACATCGCGCGCCTTACCGAGCGGTTCTACCGCGTCGACGCCGCGCGGAGCCGTGACAGCGGCGGGACCGGCCTTGGCCTGGCGATCGTCAAGCATATTGTCGAACGCCACCGCGGTCGTTTGCAGATCGACAGCGAGATCGGCCAGGGAACCGTCGTGTCCGTTCATCTGCCGCTTGCCTGA
- the phoB gene encoding phosphate regulon transcriptional regulator PhoB codes for MNAKRLLLVEDDRNLAELIGFHFERARFTITRTGDGEEALILAEETRPDIIILDWMIEGISGIEVCRRLRRRQSTAHLPIIMLTARGEEDDRIRGLETGADDYLTKPFSPKELVARASAVLRRVRPALAAEQLDYSGLEMDLTAHRVRRDGKPVSVGPTEYRLLRHFLENPGRVFSRQQLLETVWPHSEEIELRTVDVHIRRLRLALGDPDLIRTVRSAGYALDAEGVA; via the coding sequence GTGAACGCCAAGCGGCTGCTGCTGGTCGAGGACGACCGCAACCTGGCCGAGCTGATCGGCTTCCACTTCGAACGGGCGAGATTCACCATCACCCGCACCGGCGACGGCGAGGAAGCGCTGATCCTGGCCGAAGAGACCCGGCCGGACATCATCATCCTCGACTGGATGATCGAAGGCATCAGCGGGATCGAGGTGTGCCGCCGGCTCCGACGTCGCCAGTCGACCGCGCACCTGCCGATCATCATGCTGACCGCCCGCGGCGAGGAAGACGATCGCATCCGCGGACTGGAGACCGGCGCCGACGATTACCTGACGAAACCGTTCAGTCCGAAAGAGCTGGTGGCGCGGGCGTCGGCGGTGCTGCGCCGAGTGCGGCCCGCGCTCGCGGCCGAGCAGCTCGACTATTCCGGGCTGGAGATGGACCTTACCGCCCACCGGGTCCGCCGCGACGGCAAGCCGGTATCGGTCGGGCCGACCGAGTACCGCCTACTTCGTCATTTCCTCGAGAATCCCGGCCGGGTCTTCTCGCGCCAGCAATTGCTTGAGACGGTATGGCCGCACAGCGAGGAGATCGAGCTGCGCACGGTGGACGTGCATATTCGCCGACTGCGGCTGGCGCTGGGTGATCCCGACCTCATTCGCACGGTGCGCAGCGCCGGCTACGCGCTTGACGCGGAGGGCGTCGCCTAA
- the pstB gene encoding phosphate ABC transporter ATP-binding protein PstB, producing the protein MQADGVSVFYGEKQALKSVSITVHDDKVTAFIGPSGCGKSTFLRCLNRMNDTIAGARVTGHISLDGEDINSPDMDVVQLRARVGMVFQKPNPFPKSIFENVAYGPRIHGLAPTRTDLDAIVESSLRRAGLWDEVKDRLTESGTALSGGQQQRLCIARAIAVDPEVILMDEPCSALDPIATAKIEELIHELRGRYAIAIVTHNMQQAARVSQRTAFFHLGELVEYGKTSDIFTNPREQRTQDYITGRYG; encoded by the coding sequence ATGCAGGCTGACGGCGTCAGCGTCTTCTATGGCGAGAAGCAGGCATTGAAGTCGGTCTCGATCACGGTCCACGACGACAAAGTCACCGCCTTCATCGGCCCGTCGGGCTGCGGCAAGTCGACCTTCCTGCGCTGCCTCAACCGGATGAACGACACGATCGCCGGCGCGCGCGTGACCGGCCACATCAGCCTGGACGGCGAGGACATCAACTCGCCCGACATGGACGTGGTCCAGCTGCGCGCACGCGTCGGAATGGTGTTCCAGAAGCCAAACCCGTTCCCCAAGTCGATCTTCGAGAATGTCGCCTACGGGCCGCGTATTCACGGCCTTGCGCCGACCAGGACCGACCTTGACGCCATTGTCGAGAGCAGCCTTCGGCGCGCGGGACTGTGGGACGAGGTCAAGGACCGTCTGACCGAGAGCGGCACCGCCTTGTCGGGCGGGCAGCAGCAGCGGCTGTGCATTGCGCGGGCCATCGCGGTCGATCCCGAAGTCATCTTGATGGACGAGCCATGCTCTGCCCTCGACCCGATCGCCACCGCCAAGATCGAGGAGCTGATCCACGAGTTGCGCGGTCGCTATGCGATCGCGATCGTCACCCATAACATGCAGCAGGCGGCGCGGGTCAGCCAGCGGACCGCCTTCTTCCACCTCGGCGAGCTGGTCGAATATGGCAAGACCAGCGACATCTTCACCAACCCGCGCGAGCAGCGCACCCAGGATTACATCACCGGCCGCTACGGCTGA
- a CDS encoding protease modulator HflC has protein sequence MGAITRRPILAAMIALIVLIALRLSVIVVPETKMALIVRFGAPNRVLGQTQAGINWRLPFFENTVWIDKRVRDVDMEQQQVLSTDQLRLQVDAFARFRVIDPLRLYIRARSEDRVSLALRPILGSELRNELGKRSFASLLSPEREGAMENVQRGLNRVAGQYGVQIIDVRIKKTDLPEGSPLESAFQRMRTAREQEARSIRAEGAKRAQIIRAQADAQAAQTYAGSFGKDPQFYDFYRAMQSYQTTFLGDGQTKPAGTQIIMSPDNEFLRQFRGGAGR, from the coding sequence ATCGGCGCCATCACCCGCCGCCCGATCCTGGCGGCGATGATCGCCCTGATCGTTCTCATCGCTTTGCGTCTGAGTGTGATCGTGGTGCCCGAGACCAAGATGGCGCTGATCGTCCGCTTTGGCGCGCCCAACCGGGTGCTCGGCCAGACCCAGGCGGGCATCAACTGGCGGCTGCCCTTCTTCGAGAACACGGTCTGGATCGACAAGCGGGTGCGCGATGTCGACATGGAACAGCAGCAGGTGCTCTCGACCGACCAGCTCCGGCTTCAGGTGGATGCCTTCGCCCGCTTCCGCGTCATCGATCCGCTGCGCCTTTATATCCGCGCGCGATCTGAGGACCGGGTCAGCCTGGCGCTTCGCCCGATCCTCGGCTCGGAACTGCGCAACGAGCTTGGCAAGCGCAGCTTCGCCAGCCTGCTTAGCCCTGAGCGTGAGGGCGCGATGGAGAATGTTCAGCGCGGCCTCAATCGAGTCGCGGGCCAGTATGGCGTGCAGATCATCGATGTTCGGATCAAGAAGACCGACCTGCCCGAAGGCTCGCCGCTGGAAAGCGCGTTCCAGCGGATGCGCACCGCGCGCGAGCAGGAGGCGCGCTCAATCCGGGCCGAGGGGGCCAAGCGCGCGCAGATCATCCGCGCCCAGGCCGACGCCCAAGCGGCGCAGACCTATGCCGGAAGCTTTGGTAAGGACCCGCAGTTCTACGATTTCTATCGGGCGATGCAGAGCTACCAGACCACGTTCCTGGGAGATGGCCAGACCAAGCCGGCCGGCACCCAGATCATCATGTCGCCCGACAATGAATTCCTGCGCCAATTCCGCGGCGGAGCGGGCCGCTAG
- a CDS encoding helix-turn-helix transcriptional regulator yields the protein MYQQFGDGLVLEDDRPVQASEEAKMAAERIKALSAGQLEVLRLVDQHLSSKEIATLLGISSHTVDQRIRTAIRLLGVSRRQDAARLVALAEPYQRLIHQAPYIDPTPGPRHQDGAISFQIRHADRAVGIGDDEVLETEQGATQPRSSLVLPWSTRNNPRNQMSVGQRLLWVLAIAMGASFSAGMYLAGLESLARLVAR from the coding sequence GTGTATCAGCAGTTCGGGGACGGCTTGGTGTTGGAAGATGATCGCCCGGTCCAGGCGAGCGAAGAAGCGAAGATGGCCGCGGAGCGCATCAAGGCACTAAGCGCAGGTCAGCTCGAGGTGCTGAGACTGGTCGACCAGCACCTCAGCAGCAAAGAGATTGCCACCCTTCTCGGCATTTCGTCCCACACGGTCGATCAGCGTATCCGCACCGCCATCCGCCTTCTCGGCGTCAGTCGGCGGCAAGATGCCGCAAGGCTTGTGGCGCTGGCCGAGCCATATCAGCGGTTGATACATCAAGCGCCGTATATCGACCCAACCCCCGGACCCAGACATCAAGACGGGGCGATCAGTTTTCAGATTCGGCACGCTGATCGTGCAGTGGGGATCGGGGATGATGAAGTTCTCGAAACCGAGCAGGGGGCAACACAGCCCCGGTCCTCGCTGGTTCTGCCGTGGTCAACCAGGAACAATCCGCGCAATCAGATGAGCGTGGGCCAGCGACTGCTCTGGGTCCTTGCGATCGCCATGGGCGCCAGCTTCTCCGCGGGCATGTATCTCGCGGGGCTTGAAAGCCTCGCCAGACTAGTCGCGCGCTAG
- the pstC gene encoding phosphate ABC transporter permease subunit PstC: protein MSVLLALLLVLAVAAAAATLARSRASALRGVGSGRSRLNSLPGYHAGFAFLWAAVPALLFLAVWAPLLSKLVNQAVLSSPAGRQLPDFDLARNNVLNEAYQLATGQIASAMSPQAAAIAPVYHEALTRYALIGCGFALLLALAGAGWAVTRIRPSLRARAGVEKWLMGLLVAASLIAILTTLGIVLSLLFESLRFFSKVSVTEFLFGTTWSPQTAIRADQAGSSGAFGSIPLFWGTVFIGAVIAMIVAIPLGLMSAIYLTQYAAPKVRKVLKPVLEILAGVPTVVYGYFAALTVAPLVRDFGVMIGLSNASSESALAAGLVMGIMIIPFVSSMADDSIAAVPQAMRDGSLAMGATRSETIRKVILPAALPGVVGGVLLAVSRAIGETMIVVMAAGLSANLTANPFSSVTTVTTQIVQLLTGDQEFDSAKTLAAFALGLVLFIVTLLLNLIALTVVRRYREAYE, encoded by the coding sequence ATGAGCGTGCTCCTGGCACTGTTGCTGGTCCTCGCCGTCGCCGCGGCTGCCGCAACGCTTGCCCGCTCACGGGCAAGCGCCCTGCGCGGAGTGGGCAGCGGGCGCAGTCGCCTGAACAGCCTGCCAGGTTACCACGCCGGCTTCGCATTTCTCTGGGCGGCAGTCCCCGCGCTCCTGTTCCTGGCAGTCTGGGCACCCCTTCTGAGCAAGCTCGTCAATCAGGCGGTGCTGTCGAGCCCAGCAGGACGGCAGCTTCCGGACTTCGACCTTGCTCGTAACAACGTCCTGAACGAAGCCTATCAGCTGGCCACCGGGCAGATCGCCTCCGCCATGAGCCCGCAGGCAGCAGCGATTGCACCGGTCTACCATGAGGCGCTGACCCGCTATGCGCTGATCGGCTGCGGCTTTGCGCTGCTGCTGGCACTCGCCGGCGCGGGCTGGGCCGTGACCCGGATCCGGCCCAGTCTGCGCGCTCGTGCGGGGGTCGAGAAATGGCTTATGGGCCTGTTGGTCGCAGCCTCGCTGATCGCGATCCTCACGACCCTCGGGATTGTGCTCTCGCTGCTGTTCGAGAGCTTGCGTTTCTTCTCCAAGGTTTCGGTCACCGAATTCCTGTTCGGGACCACTTGGTCGCCGCAGACCGCCATACGCGCCGACCAGGCCGGTTCCTCGGGTGCGTTCGGGTCCATTCCCCTCTTCTGGGGAACAGTGTTCATCGGCGCGGTGATCGCCATGATCGTGGCTATCCCGCTCGGTCTGATGAGCGCCATCTACCTTACCCAATATGCGGCGCCCAAGGTGCGGAAGGTGTTGAAGCCCGTGCTGGAGATCCTCGCCGGCGTTCCCACTGTCGTCTATGGTTATTTCGCCGCACTGACCGTGGCGCCGCTGGTGCGCGACTTTGGCGTGATGATCGGCCTCAGCAACGCGAGCAGCGAAAGCGCGCTCGCGGCGGGACTGGTGATGGGCATCATGATCATTCCCTTCGTGAGCTCGATGGCCGATGACAGCATTGCGGCTGTCCCGCAGGCGATGCGCGACGGCAGCCTGGCGATGGGCGCGACCCGGTCGGAGACCATCCGCAAGGTGATCCTCCCGGCGGCGCTGCCTGGAGTGGTCGGCGGTGTGCTGCTGGCTGTCAGCCGGGCGATTGGCGAGACGATGATAGTGGTGATGGCGGCGGGCCTTTCCGCCAATCTCACCGCCAATCCGTTCAGCAGTGTCACCACCGTGACCACTCAGATCGTTCAGCTGCTGACCGGCGATCAGGAGTTCGACAGCGCCAAGACCCTCGCGGCGTTCGCGCTTGGGCTGGTGCTGTTCATCGTCACCCTGCTCCTTAATCTCATCGCGCTGACGGTCGTGCGCCGGTATCGGGAAGCTTATGAGTAA